From Vidua macroura isolate BioBank_ID:100142 chromosome 8, ASM2450914v1, whole genome shotgun sequence, one genomic window encodes:
- the LOC128810480 gene encoding C-type lectin domain family 2 member D-like isoform X1: protein MGRAEGAVRSRSTESGCDLEESEFCSTHGVVKERLHPQEGLAAMITHLPGAQEATWYKHRDATCECAGSEDVENGFCTSGGSVRVPLDPQGTSATGNEHKRKIFRRFPGKWFRCHPVLVVVLILLLLVLVLALGVALAVQSAAQLPLTPATPLLVLGCPRGWVGYNGVCYYFSRDYGTWEQGQERCSELGASLAILKDEEMDLLFRLRGNVDYWLGLRRWGERLHWGDGSSYSSSVPVLGNSECVYLADRKFRSEMCSNERPYVCSKAQAAL from the exons ATGGGTCGGGCGGAAGGTGCTGTTAGATCCCGCTCGACGGAGTCTGGCTGTGACCTGGAAGAGAGTGAATTCTGCTCCACTCATGGAGTTGTGAAGGAGCGCCTGCATCCCCAGGAGGGACTAGCAGCCATGATTACACACTTGCCTGGAGCACAAGAAGCCACTTGGTATAAGCACAGGGATGCTACTTGTGAGTGTGCAGGGAGTGAAGATGTGGAAAATGGATTCTGCACCAGTGGGGGGAGTGTGAGggtgcccctggatccccagggcACATCAGCAACCGGCAATGAacacaagaggaaaatattcagaagaTTCCCGG GTAAATGGTTCAGGTGCCATCCCGTGCTCGTGGTGGTGCTgattctgctgctcctggtgctggtgctggctttGGGGGTGGCCTTGGCTGTGCAGTCAG cagcacagcttccaCTTACACCTGCGACTCCGCTGTTGGTTCTGGGCTGTCCCCGTGGCTGGGTTGGGTACAATGGAGTCTGCTACTACTTCTCAAGGGATTACGGCACCTGGGAGCAGGGTCAGGAACGGTGCTCTGAGCTCGGAGCCTCCCTGGCCATTCTCAAGGATGAGGAAATG GATTTGCTCTTCCGCCTCCGCGGGAACGTCGATTACTGGCTCGGGCTGCGCAGATGGGGCGAGCGCCTGCACTGGGGGGACGGCAGCAGCTACAGCTCCTC ggtTCCTGTCCTGGGCAATTCCGAGTGTGTGTACCTGGCTGACCGTAAATTCAGGAGTGAGATGTGCTCAAATGAGCGGCCGTATGTCTGCAGCAAGGCCCAAGCTGCCCTGTAA
- the LOC128810427 gene encoding C-type lectin domain family 2 member H-like produces MGNKQEELEAVVQQQSYDVIAITETCKWFRCHPVLAALLILLLLVLVLALGVALAVQSAAQLPLTPATPLLVLGCPRGWVGYNGVCYYLSRDYGTWEQGQERCSELGASLAILKDEEMDLLFRLRGNVDYWLGLRRRGERLHWGDGSSYSSWVPVLGNSECVYLADRKFRSEMCSNERPYVCSKAQAAL; encoded by the exons ATGGGCAACAAACAAGAAGAGCTGGAGGCTgtggtgcagcagcagagctatGATGTAATTGCCATCACAGAAACATG TAAATGGTTCAGGTGCCATCCCGTGCTCGCGGCGTTGCTgattctgctgctcctggtgctggtgctggctttGGGGGTGGCCTTGGCTGTGCAGTCAG cagcacagcttccaCTTACACCTGCGACTCCGCTGTTGGTTCTGGGCTGTCCCCGTGGCTGGGTTGGGTACAATGGGGTCTGCTACTACTTGTCAAGGGATTACGGCACCTGGGAGCAGGGTCAGGAACGGTGCTCTGAGCTCGGGGCCTCCCTGGCCATTCTCAAGGATGAGGAAATG GATTTGCTCTTCCGCCTCCGCGGGAACGTCGATTACTGGCTCGGGCTGCGCAGACGGGGCGAGCGCCTGCACTGGGGGGACGGCAGCAGCTACAGCTCCTG ggtTCCTGTCCTGGGCAATTCCGAGTGTGTGTACCTGGCTGACCGTAAATTCAGGAGTGAGATGTGCTCAAATGAGCGGCCGTATGTCTGCAGCAAGGCCCAAGCTGCCCTGTAa
- the LOC128810482 gene encoding C-type lectin domain family 2 member B-like — protein MAALELGGGSRPGATRGKWFRCHPVLVVVLILLLLVLVLALGVTLAVQSAAQLPLTPATPLLVLGCPRGWVGYNGVCYYFSRDYSTWEQGQERCSELGASLAILKDEEMDLLFRLRGNVDYWLGLRRRGERLHWGDGSSYSSSVPVLGNSECVYLADRKFRSEMCSNERPYVCSKAQAAL, from the exons ATGGCAGCGCTGGAGCTGGGAGGCGGCTCCCGCCCAGGAGCGACCCGCG GTAAATGGTTCAGGTGCCATCCCGTGCTCGTGGTGGTGCTgattctgctgctcctggtgctggtgctggctttGGGGGTGACCTTGGCTGTGCAGTCAG cagcacagcttccaCTTACACCTGCGACTCCGCTGTTGGTTCTGGGCTGTCCCCGTGGCTGGGTTGGGTACAATGGAGTCTGCTACTACTTCTCAAGGGATTACAGCACCTGGGAGCAGGGTCAGGAACGGTGCTCTGAGCTCGGGGCCTCCCTGGCCATTCTCAAGGATGAGGAAATG GATTTGCTCTTCCGCCTCCGCGGGAACGTCGATTACTGGCTCGGGCTGCGCAGACGGGGCGAGCGCCTGCACTGGGGGGACGGCAGCAGCTACAGCTCCTC ggtTCCTGTCCTGGGCAATTCCGAGTGTGTGTACCTGGCTGACCGTAAATTCAGGAGTGAGATGTGCTCAAATGAGCGGCCGTATGTCTGCAGCAAGGCCCAAGCTGCCCTGTGA
- the LOC128810480 gene encoding C-type lectin domain family 2 member D-like isoform X2: MGRAEGAVRSRSTESGCDLEESEFCSTHGVVKERLHPQEGLAAMITHLPGAQEATWYKHRDATCECAGSEDVENGFCTSGGSVRVPLDPQGTSATGNEHKRKIFRRFPGKWFRCHPVLVVVLILLLLVLVLALGVALAVQSAQLPLTPATPLLVLGCPRGWVGYNGVCYYFSRDYGTWEQGQERCSELGASLAILKDEEMDLLFRLRGNVDYWLGLRRWGERLHWGDGSSYSSSVPVLGNSECVYLADRKFRSEMCSNERPYVCSKAQAAL, encoded by the exons ATGGGTCGGGCGGAAGGTGCTGTTAGATCCCGCTCGACGGAGTCTGGCTGTGACCTGGAAGAGAGTGAATTCTGCTCCACTCATGGAGTTGTGAAGGAGCGCCTGCATCCCCAGGAGGGACTAGCAGCCATGATTACACACTTGCCTGGAGCACAAGAAGCCACTTGGTATAAGCACAGGGATGCTACTTGTGAGTGTGCAGGGAGTGAAGATGTGGAAAATGGATTCTGCACCAGTGGGGGGAGTGTGAGggtgcccctggatccccagggcACATCAGCAACCGGCAATGAacacaagaggaaaatattcagaagaTTCCCGG GTAAATGGTTCAGGTGCCATCCCGTGCTCGTGGTGGTGCTgattctgctgctcctggtgctggtgctggctttGGGGGTGGCCTTGGCTGTGCAGTCAG cacagcttccaCTTACACCTGCGACTCCGCTGTTGGTTCTGGGCTGTCCCCGTGGCTGGGTTGGGTACAATGGAGTCTGCTACTACTTCTCAAGGGATTACGGCACCTGGGAGCAGGGTCAGGAACGGTGCTCTGAGCTCGGAGCCTCCCTGGCCATTCTCAAGGATGAGGAAATG GATTTGCTCTTCCGCCTCCGCGGGAACGTCGATTACTGGCTCGGGCTGCGCAGATGGGGCGAGCGCCTGCACTGGGGGGACGGCAGCAGCTACAGCTCCTC ggtTCCTGTCCTGGGCAATTCCGAGTGTGTGTACCTGGCTGACCGTAAATTCAGGAGTGAGATGTGCTCAAATGAGCGGCCGTATGTCTGCAGCAAGGCCCAAGCTGCCCTGTAA
- the LOC128810481 gene encoding C-type lectin domain family 2 member B-like yields the protein MAALELGGDSRPGATRGKWFRCHPVLVAVLILLLLVLVLALGVALAVQSAAQLPLTPATPLLVLGCPRGWVGYNGVCYYLSRDYSTWEQGQERCSELRASLAILKDEEMDLLFRLRGNVDYWLGLRRRGERLHWGDGSSYSSSVPVLGNSECVYLADDKFRSEMCSNERPYLCSKAQSPL from the exons ATGGCGGCGCTGGAGCTCGGAGGCGACTCCCGCCCAGGAGCGACCCGCG GTAAATGGTTCAGGTGCCATCCCGTGCTCGTGGCGGTGCTgattctgctgctcctggtgctggtgctggctttGGGGGTGGCCTTGGCTGTGCAGTCAG cagcacagcttccaCTTACACCTGCGACTCCGCTGTTGGTTCTGGGCTGTCCCCGTGGCTGGGTTGGGTACAATGGGGTCTGCTACTACTTGTCAAGGGATTACAGCACCTGGGAGCAGGGTCAGGAACGGTGCTCCGAGCTCAGAGCCTCCCTGGCCATTCTCAAGGATGAGGAAATG GATTTGCTCTTCCGCCTCCGCGGGAACGTCGATTACTGGCTCGGGCTGCGCAGACGGGGCGAGCGCCTGCACTGGGGGGACGGCAGCAGCTACAGCTCCTC ggtTCCTGTCCTGGGCAATTCCGAGTGTGTGTACCTGGCTGACGATAAATTCAGGAGTGAGATGTGCTCAAATGAGCGGCCGTATCTCTGCAGCAAGGCCCAATCTCCCCTGTAA